Sequence from the Ereboglobus luteus genome:
TCTTGCCGTGGACAGCGACGACGCGACCATCGCCCGCCTGCGCGCCACACTGCGCGCCGGACGCGCTTGGAAGCTCGCCAACAGCCATATCGAAATCGCCGGACGCATTGGCGCGGCCTACGAGGATAGCTCCGGCGGCAAAATCCGCGTGAACGACGGCACCCCGTGGCGTCCCAACGTGGACGGCGCTCGTGGCGAGGCCGGTGTGGGCTTGATCTGGCGTCCGACCGCCGCCGGCCAGCTCTACTTCGACTACGAGTTCGCCACCGGCGAAGGCTATCAGAAGCCTTGGTCTGTCAGTCTCGGCTACCGCCACGCTTTCTAATCAAAAAACAATCCGCGTATTGCAACTTGGGAGCCGTCACATATAGACGGCTCCCATTTTCGATACACACATCAACACACTCCGCGCACATTCGACATCACTTTCCAATGAAACACCCGTTCGCTATTTTACTCCAATCGATAATGCTAATGGCGTTTGCCATGACGCCCTCGCTTCGCGCAGCCGATGTCTGGGCCGATCCGACACGGCAGCACGAGGGGCTCGAGCCCGCCGCGGCGGCGATGACCGTGTTTGCGGACTCCGCTTCCGCCCGTTCGCTCGACCGCGCGAAATCGCCTTTCTACCGCTCGCTCAATGGCGCGTGGAAATTCAACTGGGTTTCGAGTCCCGAAAAACGTCCGCTCGATTTTTGGCGCGCCGATTTCGACGACCGCGCGTGGAAAACCATTCCCGTGCCTTCGTGCGTTGAAACCGAGGGCTACGGCATTCCCATCTACACCAACACAACCTACCCGTGGCGCGACGTGACGCCGCCCGACATTCCCGGCGACTACAATCCCGTCTCCAGTTACCGCCGCACTTTCGCCACGCCCGCCGAATGGCGGCGCGACGGACGCGAGGTGTTTATCACGTTCGAGGGAGTCAGCTCGCTGTTCACCGTCTGGCTCAATGGCAAAAAACTCGGCTTCAACAAGGACAGCCGCACCGCCGCGACTTTCCGCCTCACGCCTCATCTGCGCACCGATGGCGGCGAAAACATTCTCGCCGTCGAGGTGTTCCGCTGGAACGACGGCTCGTATCTTGAGGACCAGGATTTCTGGCGCCTGAGCGGCATCTTCCGCGATGTCTGGCTGTGGAGCGCGCCCGGTGTGCATCTGCGCGATTTCAAAATCACCACCACGCTCGACGCTTCGCTTCGCAATGCCACGCTCGCGCTCACTGGCGAGTTGAAAAACTACACCACCGCCGCCAGCGCCGCGTCCGTTTCCGCCGTGCTGCTCGCGCCCGGTGGCAAGCAACTCGCCTCGTTCGACATCCCCGCGGCAAACCTCGCCGCGTCCGCTTCCTCGCGTTTCGAAAAATCCATTCCCGTCACCTCGCCCGCGCTTTGGTCCGCCGAGTCGCCCGCGCTCCACACTTTGCTCCTCGCCGTGAAGGACGCCTCGGGCCGCGCGCTCGAAGTCATTCCGTGGCGCGTCGGTTTCCGGTCCGCCGAGATGCGCGACGGTCAGTTTCTCGTCAACGGCAAGCCCGTCCTTTTCCGCGGCGTGAATCGTCACGAGTGGGATGCCGACAACGGCTACACCGTCACGCGCGAGGGCATGATCGCGGACATCCTGTTGATGAAACAAAACAATCTCAATGCCGTGCGCACCTGCCACTATCCGAACACGCCCGAGTGGTATGCGCTTTGCGACGAATACGGTCTCTACGTGATCGACGAGGCCAACATCGAATCGCACGGCCAGATGAGCGAGACCTACGCGGGGCGCGCCATCGCGCTCGCCAACCTGCCCGAGTGGCACGAGGCGCATCTCGACCGCATTCGCCGCATGTATGAGCGCGACAAGAATCACGCCTGTGTCGTCGGCTGGTCGCTCGGTAACGAATCCGCGCACGGCAAGGCGTTCATCGACGGCTACAACTGGCTCAAGGAGCACGACGCCCGCCCCGTCCAATACGAGGCTGACAACAGCGGCGAGTTCACCGACGTGATTTGCCCCATGTATCCCACGCCCGAGTCGGTTGTCCACTATTCCGACCTCCCGCGCGCCAAGCCCTTCATCATGTGCGAGTATTCCCACGCGATGGGCAACAGCAACGGCGGCATCTGGGCCTACTGGCGGCCCATCTACGACGGTGCGCGCCACCTTCAGGGCGGTTTCATTTGGGACTGGGTTGACCAGGGCCTGCGCACGCCCGTGCCCGCGTCGCGCAAAGTCGAATACGTCGAGAATCCGAAATCGCTCACGCTCGATCCGAAGCTCGGCTCTTTCTACGCCTACGGCGGCAGCTTCGGCGAACCCGGACGTTTCCCGCACGACGGCAATTTCTGCGCCAACGGCCTCATCGACGCCGACCGCACGCCGCATCCCGGACTCGCCGAGGTGAAAAAAGTTTACCAGCCAATCCAGATGCGTGACGGAAGACCTGTGCAAGCCATGCACGGACATGTTCTGCCGTCGAATCATTATGGAGCCTACCAAATCACCATAACCAATTGGGCTGACTTTCAAAATACCGCCGACTGGCTCGACGCCGCATGGCGCATCACCGCCGAGGGACGTGAAATTCGTAGTGGCAAACTTGGTAAAAAAGGTTCTCTTTCCCTTGCTCCGCGCGAGACCAACACCGTCATCATCCCAAGCGCTCTCGCCTTCTCTCCCGAGCCGGGCGTCGAGTATTTCCTCGAAATTGACTTCACGCTCCGCGCCGACACGCCTTGGGCCAAGGCGGGCCACGTCGTCGCATGGGAACAATTCAAACTGCCCGTTGACGCTGTGTTTGTCGAAACCCGCGCCGCAAAACCCAAGCCCGACGCCCTCGCCGTCAACGAAACCGCCGCTGCCGTTACCGTCACCGGCAAAGCCTTCTCCGCCGCCTTCGACCGCGCCACCGGTTTCCTTGTCTCGCTCAAAACCGGCGACGCCGAGCTCCTTGAAAAACCGCTCGCGCCGCACTACTGGCGCGCGCCCGTGGACAACGACCGAGGCAACAAAATGATCGATCCCGGCAACCCCGCCCGCGGTGACGCGCTTCGCTCCACCGTGAGCTACGATGGCAAAAAGCCAACCTACGCCCGTCCCTCCGCCTACGGTCCCGGCGCGTGGCGCACCGCTCCCGACTCCTGGAAACTCGACCGCTTTGAGGTGGTGAAAAACGCCGGGGACGGAAGCGTCACCCTCACCGCCGCCGGCAAGCTGGAGGCGGTCAACCGCGCGCAAGTCCTCACATGGACGGTTTGCCCCGATGGCGATATTTTTGTCAGCCTCAAACTCTATGGCGACCCCGATCTCCGCGGCGCCGCCGAGCTGCCGCGCTTCGGAATGCAGACCACGCTCCGCGCCGGATTCGACAACCTCGCCTGGTTCGGCAAAGGCCCGCACGAAACCTATTGGGATCGCCAGGACGCGCGCGTCGGTCTCTACAAAAGCAAAGTCCGCGACCAGTTTTTCCCCTACATAAAACCACAGGAGACCGGCAACCACGTCGGCGTGCGCTGGATCGCTCTCACTGACGACAAGGGTCGCGGCCTGCTCGCTGCGAAGACTTACAACGGCCCGCTCCTCAGCGCCAACGCGCTCCACCAGACCACCGACGACCTCTTCTTCCCGACGCACAAGAAGGGGCAGTTTTATCCCTACCAGCTCCCCGAGCGCGACACGGTCACGTTCAACATCGACCTGCACCAGCGCGGACTCGGCGGCGACAACTCATGGGGCCGCCTCCCGCACGAGCAATACCGCCTCAACCGCTGGGCGCTCGAATACAACTACCGCCTCCGCCCGCTCGCCGGCGGCGAGGACCTCTGGAAACTCGCGCGTTAAAACGCTGATTTAAACAGAGTGATTCATAGATGACGCGGATGCGCGCAGATACAAACCACTGACCTTGGTATTTATCCGCGTTCATCCGCGTCATTTGTGGATAATAGAACAAACCAAAAATGAACCTCCCCAAAAAAACGCCCGCCCTTTTCGTTCT
This genomic interval carries:
- a CDS encoding glycoside hydrolase family 2 TIM barrel-domain containing protein → MKHPFAILLQSIMLMAFAMTPSLRAADVWADPTRQHEGLEPAAAAMTVFADSASARSLDRAKSPFYRSLNGAWKFNWVSSPEKRPLDFWRADFDDRAWKTIPVPSCVETEGYGIPIYTNTTYPWRDVTPPDIPGDYNPVSSYRRTFATPAEWRRDGREVFITFEGVSSLFTVWLNGKKLGFNKDSRTAATFRLTPHLRTDGGENILAVEVFRWNDGSYLEDQDFWRLSGIFRDVWLWSAPGVHLRDFKITTTLDASLRNATLALTGELKNYTTAASAASVSAVLLAPGGKQLASFDIPAANLAASASSRFEKSIPVTSPALWSAESPALHTLLLAVKDASGRALEVIPWRVGFRSAEMRDGQFLVNGKPVLFRGVNRHEWDADNGYTVTREGMIADILLMKQNNLNAVRTCHYPNTPEWYALCDEYGLYVIDEANIESHGQMSETYAGRAIALANLPEWHEAHLDRIRRMYERDKNHACVVGWSLGNESAHGKAFIDGYNWLKEHDARPVQYEADNSGEFTDVICPMYPTPESVVHYSDLPRAKPFIMCEYSHAMGNSNGGIWAYWRPIYDGARHLQGGFIWDWVDQGLRTPVPASRKVEYVENPKSLTLDPKLGSFYAYGGSFGEPGRFPHDGNFCANGLIDADRTPHPGLAEVKKVYQPIQMRDGRPVQAMHGHVLPSNHYGAYQITITNWADFQNTADWLDAAWRITAEGREIRSGKLGKKGSLSLAPRETNTVIIPSALAFSPEPGVEYFLEIDFTLRADTPWAKAGHVVAWEQFKLPVDAVFVETRAAKPKPDALAVNETAAAVTVTGKAFSAAFDRATGFLVSLKTGDAELLEKPLAPHYWRAPVDNDRGNKMIDPGNPARGDALRSTVSYDGKKPTYARPSAYGPGAWRTAPDSWKLDRFEVVKNAGDGSVTLTAAGKLEAVNRAQVLTWTVCPDGDIFVSLKLYGDPDLRGAAELPRFGMQTTLRAGFDNLAWFGKGPHETYWDRQDARVGLYKSKVRDQFFPYIKPQETGNHVGVRWIALTDDKGRGLLAAKTYNGPLLSANALHQTTDDLFFPTHKKGQFYPYQLPERDTVTFNIDLHQRGLGGDNSWGRLPHEQYRLNRWALEYNYRLRPLAGGEDLWKLAR